The Raphanus sativus cultivar WK10039 chromosome 6, ASM80110v3, whole genome shotgun sequence sequence CAAAATCCAAAACAAGATTAATTCAAACATCAACCgttaaaacaaaaactatagacagtgagagagagagagagagtgggagTGAGAGTGATGCAAAACCTGTTAGAGAGCATTGTTATTTGTTCAAAGGCTACTTTACTTTAGTAATCAAAGAAGAAGCatctgtcaaaaaaaaaaccccacattttaaaaaactttcTATATTTAAATTGCCTTTCATGGTTTGCCTCttattatattatgtaaaaaaacaaaacacatttttaaaaactttctaTATTTGAATTGCCTTTCATGGTTTGGCTCTTACTACATTGAGTAAAAAACTATCTGATTTTACACTTATTGCGTCTCCAAAAAACTCCCTAATAGCAGTGAAAATATTGGTTCATTATGAATGTAACAGAGTCTGTCTATGATAAGGAACTCAAAAATAGAGTTAGAATCTTCTTCTGTTCCTGTTCCTTCTTCTCAATCTTCTCAATCTTCTCGCATCCCTCTCCATTTCCCACCTGAGTTGTCAAAATCCAAAGCAAGATTCATATATCAATTTGGTTAGAAGGGAAATAATGTTGATATTTAGACAGAAActagcgagagagagagagagagatgtaaaCCTGTTCAAGAGCGTTGATGCTAGAAATATAAGTGATGTAAGCCGACACATCAGTAGATTCAGTATCACCATCCTGTACTTAAGATCTTGAAACCACACAGTCTTCATGAGTGACTTTACAACAGGCACCACTGTCACTACAACTGAGTTACTTCCATAGCAAGGTTCTTCTGCTTGATCATCAGCTCCTTGGACAACAGAGAAACCAACTGCTTCGCAGAAACCCTTGCCATTAGTCTCCAACTTAGAAGCTCTCTGGCATATGGTACCGTTGCTTACCCCGCACGGTACCATAACCTAAACAGATAAAACAAGAACCAACACACACTCTCTCAAACCTGTGAATTCTCAAAGGGTTTTAAACCCTCTCAAAAACAAACCGGTCTTTTACCTGATCACTAGCATCACGAGTACTAAAGTAAGCGTCTGAGCAAGCTTCAAAGACAGTATCACAGAACGAGGCACAGATGCGAAGAGGACGTGGCTGAACTCCAACATCAGGGTGACAGATTGAACATTCCAAAAGCTCAAACCAAAACAAGCAGTCTTTAGAAGCTTCTCCGTGAGTAGCTAGGTCTTTGACAGCTAACGAAGCAGAGAGCATCCGTGAAGCAGAGCAACAAGTCTTCTCGTGGAACATAGTACACATGTTTAGATCTTTAAACTCAACATCAGCAGACTCGGGAAGCTTTCCTTCTAGCTCGTATGGCTGATGAGATCGTCCTCCTTTGGAAACACATAGTCTGTTCTCACTCGAGTTAACCGCTTCACCTAAATAACAACAACACGCATGAAAACAGAGAGAACAGAGCATCTTTACTTATGAATCATGACGAATCAATatgatctttaaaaaaaaaactaaaaggtCGAAACTTTATGAAGGCTCAGTTTCAGAAGGCGTTCGATGCATCACAACGAATCAAGACGAACTTAAAAGAACTGAAAGATCGAACTAGAGACTCTGTTTCAGAAGGTGTTCGATGCATCGCAATGAATCAAGACGATCCAAAACATGTGGAAGATAACTCAGAGGATTCGATACTCACCAGAGGAAGACGTGATGAAGAGATGAAGCAACATGGTTTGAGTAAGAAGACGCAGAAGCATGATCCTCTTCGTTACGTATCCTCCCATATCTCTCTCGACTGATCTCTGCTGCTACGATGAACTTTGTTATTGTTATCTCCAAGCGAAAGAGGAAGACGAGGAGAGTCCAAGAATCACTCGAACTGCTTTCTTTTTTTACGAACAGAGTGTTCCCTCTCTTCTCAGCTATATGTAGTAGGTAACACTTTCCATTTATGGAATAGTACATTGACAGTTAAATCTCGGTTCACAATCTTGAGTTTTATATTGTTCGGTTTATTGATAACCAATCCGGTTCATGAAGATTTCATAAACGAACTCGTCATGTAATTTATACAATTGAGATGAATACGAATGGCAGCATAATGTTACTGAATGAGTGAAACAACtcaattaactaaatatataggAATATAAGATTGACTACTGGTTTTAAATTAGAAACTATTAATAAACCTGAATATaaatcttattaaaaaaaaaatccctgGAATCAGTTGTTAGAACGAAGCACACGAAAGTGGAGTCTCGTTGCATAAGTATTCCAAAAGAGTCCAATTAAAACGCCAGCTTTAAGCTTTCTTCTCTTAACAAATTGCGTATTCCAATTGTTAATCAACACATAGCTTCCACTCGAATGCCATTTTTTCAAGGACAGCCAATGCGTAGACTTGGTATCACTGTCGTACACACTGATTCTCAACCCTTGATGATTATTTGCACCACCTTCGATCATCATGCGCTCTTCATCCGTGAGGTAACCAAGAATGTGCTCAGCCACATCATCCTTTGGTAGCATGAGGCGTGTCTGACTGTTTCCTACGTCGCTATCTGCGAGATGTTTCTTGATTTCCCATATATCAGGGTTTATGGAGAGGGTTAGCTCGGTACCTGGAGTGTTTATGTCCCTTAAGTGCGCGAGACTAATAATAGCGGAAGAAACCATGCATGCCGAGTCTCTACCTTGGCTGGGAAAGAGATCGAGAAGGCGTGTTGTTGTTTGATACACAGCGAGAATTAAACCATTGATTAAGTGAATGTTATGTTAAGGtttatatacataataaatCCCCAGGTTCCTAATCCTAATCTTTCTAGtgataacaaattattttctcaGTTTATGTAGGAAAaggattttattttaaataataacataACAAAACAATCCATCACGCTGCTTTTCCTGATagaaaattgaaattgaaacccACAATAAATTCATAATTTCACAAAATTAACACTAAGATAATCACTAGTTATGGGTGTTGTGCTAATGGGGGCGGATAGTTATGGGCCTAAATTAATAGAAGACCCTTATCTGTAGTTACGGGATTGGATAATAaagatgtttaatttttttctcaaacaaaAGTGTCTGAAACAAGAGTTTAAGTTCAACCAAACTAAACAAGATCTGCCAAAAAAACAATAGAAGTACCAAGATAAATTGTAATGGGCAGCAACGAGCAGAAACCAAAACAACAGAAACACGAAACAGAAGTAATAACTCTTCtagtcttcttcctctccctcgTTCTCAGCGATGTTGAAGTACCTCAACTCGTAGAGGTTACGGTCCTTGTTGGCTGCAATCACTCTGAGCCAATCCCTCACGTTGTGCTTCTTCAAGTACTTCTTCGTCAAGTACTTGAGATACCTATAAACACAAGAGTAAACAGTGAGCTGCTATATACTTATAAGAGACAATGCAAATAACTAGTTGAGTGAGTGTTGTTACCTCTTGGAGAACTGGCCATCAGAAGTGACAGTGATCTTGTTCTTCTCACGGGTGATTGTGACAGAGTCACCGAGCGCACCGGCTTTGCCACCGACTTTGATCCTCTCCTGAAGGAACTTCTCGAGGGAAGCAATCTCCATGATCTTGTCATCGACAGGCTTGGAGCAGTCGATGGAGAAGGAGACTCCCTTCTTCTTTCCCTTGGCGACTGCTGCACTTCCACGACTCATCTTTCAACCCCCTTCTCTCTACAAATCCAATAATAGAACATTAGAGTGCTTATATTAATCACTTAAGATAAGAACCGAAACATCTTAGATGCGAATGTCTAAATCTAACAAGAGCTAATGTCGTCATTTCTAGCGAGATAAGTTATCTATAGTATCAGAAAttgaagagagagatagagagagagaggagtaaCAGGCGTACCTTGAACAAATCCTAGAAGGTGAGACTGTCTGAATAAACGAGCGGCGTCTTTTAGCTGAGGAGACGGAACCAAATGACTTAGGGTTTTTCGTGCATTTAAAGTGGTCTTGTTGccctaatttatattttctattaattacATAACTCCCCCCCCCCAAGATTTGATAAAATCTTAAATTGCCCCTAAACgtttgcatttaaaataaaacgtCCAATTGTATCCAACAAGCGAGCTTTTTCATGTAACCACCAGCAAAATGGATTCTTGGTTTGTTCATTGGTTTATTTTCCGTGTGTATATGTATATCGGTGTGCATTAACACATAACAAATCCCTCTGTAAACATTAGAAGATTATATAATGTGGCTCATTATATTGTCTTTTGTTGTCACGTATTAGACTATAGTGTTAGTAATTTAacacttattttattttgcatAGAAAACAATCAACATTGTACAAATTGTGATAGTCTAAAGAAAAAGAAGTCATGTACTTGAAAGTTTGAAACATTTAACaaatatagaagaagaaaacaaatgttCCATTAGGGTATTTCACTTGGATACCCATTGTAGCCCCATTATAACATAATAACAAATACCCAACGACCATTTGCCACCACCTTGATCCAAACCGGACCTAGACGGCTCGGACCGCACGCCACCACCAGCTTGGGAACACAGTCTCTCAAAACCTCATTCACTACATACCAttcattttgtcttttttttttgataacttgagcatgaagtttttttttttctgtttccaGGTTTTCTCAAATATAAAATTCccaattcatttttttaaatggttttgttttggtcCAACGTTCAGGAGAATCGCCCAACCGGTCACTGACTCAAACTTCTTACTATGATCCTCCAGGGCCATGCCTCTGATGGAGGCTTCCTGATCCTTCATTGAAAGAAGATGTCCAAATGGATGGTGGTTCTCTCTCCATCTGGTTAACCGGGTAAGCCGGTTGCAATGGCATATAAGGAGGCTCTCTCTCCCATATGTTAAACCGGATAAACGCGCTACTCCCACCCGCCTGATCCGACAAAGATGAAGTTGAGCCCATCAAGGAACCTCTACTGGGCCTCCGCCCAGACGAGAACACAGGCCCATGAGAGACTATAGGCGAAGAATCAGGTTGGTGTGGTGACTGTGCAGAAGAAGACTGTTGGTGATAGGCTTGAAGTGCTTGCATTCTATCTCTGGTCCGAACGTTGCTTCCCGGAAATGGCGGTGACCTGGGAATAGACGCCACCGAACTCCCCGCTCTACCATTAGCACTGCAAAGACATCACCAATATATGTAAGACTTTTATTATAGTTTCATTCTGAAGCCAAGACAAAGATTAAATGTACAAAGGGAGTAATGCACATAGAAACATGTGGGGTCACTTGGCCCCAGTAAAATTGGGGAAAAAATGTTTTGTGTAATTTTTTCCTAAAATTACTATAATATTTAGTCAAAATTTGGCATTTGATCtcattgatttatatatatatatattagatattaaatttatatgttactactagtaaaaaaatatttctagcTCCTATGTACCTGTGAGCATGATATGTTGGACGCATGAAATGAGGCGGTCTCGGTCTGACAACATCCGAGCCGCCACCGTTGGCTCGGGAAGTCCTTGCAGCAGCTGGCGGAGGAGTGGGACGAGTTGGACTGCCCACGTGAGAGAAGTGCTGAGGCGGTGGGGGTGGAGGAGGCGAGTGATGATGATAATCCCAGCCGTGGTAGTGCGGATCCACAGGGAAACCATAAGGAGGTGGGACGTCACCTGAACCGGTGTTCCAGTGACTAGGGAAACTTGAACTGTCTGAAACAGGACCTGTGCTCGAGGAAGACGAATGAACCGGGCCAAAGTAAGTTACATATGGACATGGGTGACCCGCTGTTGGCGCCGCTGCTGGTGGTTCTGTAAAGTAGCCTTGTTGGCCAAAGAGGTCTTGATCTGTGTCATGGTGTCAGACTcaaataagataaaagaaaaaaaaaaaaagagaaataactAAGCTGGCAATATCTTACATGAACTCGGTGAAAAATCTCCATCCCTAGAAAGTTAAAGAAATATTCATCAGCATATAATAAGCAAAAATAGCACAAAACAGAGTTAAAATTACATACTCGAAAGAAGGAAGACGGGCTGAACTTCCAAATGGGCACCAGTGAACTCCAAAAGCCTGCAAAGATAACATAAACACAAGCATTTTTTTTTAGTGTGAAAGAAGTAACAGAGCTTGGGATGGATAGGGTTACAATTACCATTTCAGAGTAGGTTCCGATATCATAAATATCCTCTTCATGAACCCATTCCTCAGCACTGAACTCAGGGGTTGAACGGCAGCCGTTTGAGTAAAGCCACTGGCCTTTCTCTACTTTACGACAGTTTGGGCACTGCATCACCCCCTTTGTATTGAAAGCTGACCCAATACAAtctaagaaagaaagtaaaaaaaaacaacaacaaagagaaCAGATTTGAAGTTGGGACACATTTGTGAAACAGCATAAGAAAGACAACACATAGCATTTAATACCAAACTGAATCCGACATAATATTTGAACTCAAACTCGGaaccaaagaaactaaaaaaaaacagaaacttaaacccaaacccaatcATATGCACACCTAAAATACTTTAAATCTTAATAAGTATCTATAACATGAATAATaaattcaatattaaaatattgtaaatttttaaatgtttcgaCAATTGCATTTGAGATTTGATAATGAACAAGTTTTCTtcttaaatttcaaattttcaacaatgttattttatttttgaagctTTAACTAATacttataaacatatataaacacaCAGCTACTCTCCTATTTAGACAGTAAACAGAGATTAAGAAGCAAAGACTCATAATGTATTGTACTGCTGAAACACTAATAGATGCATCAAACAAAGGTGAAGAGATCACCAATGCGACAGTGATCATCAATCCCTAACTGATTCTGTCTGAATAACCACACAAACAACAATCCGACCAGATCATGACTATATCAAACACGAACCAATTGGTTTCAAAACCTCAATTAGAATGTAAGAGAATCACAATTAACAAAATCGAATCAAACAAAAAGGTAGATCTGGATGAAATTCAAATCAAAATTGGTTCAAATTATCTACTTCTAAATTATAATCGAATCAAGAAGAGCATCATATCCAATTACAATATGCCTACCTAGATGGAACTCGTGGCCACAATGAAGCTTAGCCCAAGCTCGATCGCCTTCTTTGGTCACCGACTCGATACAAATCGAACACAGAACCGAGCCAAAGGCGTTAACTTCGTCGATAGATTCGCCATCGGAGCTGTCGTCGGCGGCGAGATCATTAGCATCGAAATCGAATTTGGTAACTTTGTTGCCTAAACccataatcaaaatttaatccTTTTTTTTCGATTTTCGTCGAATTACAGATAACTTAATGGATCTCTGAACTCTACCGAGAATGAGGAAAAAACGAAACgaagaaaacttttttttttaatggagTGATACTTTTTGTATGGGAGAAGATTGGGTTACTTACGGGTAGAACCGTAGAAGCAAGCAATGACCGATGTCTGAATTACTCCAAACCTTTTTTTATAACTGGACGGTTCAGATTTGTTTACTTGACATCAGCTGCTTGTTTCCCAtagatttgtttcctttttttgtatATTGTCTGAAAACAATATCTAGATCAAGTGTTGATTCTTATCCAATCTCGAGAGATCATACTATTATAGATTTACAGCTTAATGCACCTTCTTCTAGTGTTATAAAGGAGAAGACTACACTTTTATGAATTTTCTCACAAACACATTCTCAGAGAGTGGAATGTGAGTATTAGATCATAAAAAATTCTCTTTTTAtcagaagaaaaaagaacacaactaaatgtattttgaaaatatcCAAATCCGAATGTAAAACTAGTTGAAGGATACAAGGTAAAGAGAGATCGAACTGATGGGGGGAGAGATTAGGCGTAGTAGTTCAAGCTTGCTTTCTTCTTGGCCTGGACTTGGATGATACCTTCATTGAAGTCCTCATGGTTCACCTGAGAAACCAgagagaacccacaatgttttataaaaaccaGACTGAGCTTCGATCATCATAAAGTAACCAAGAGACTCTTGTATCTTATTATTACCTCTGTGGCATCACGACGGAGAGCTAACATGCCAGCCTCTACACATACTGCTTTCAGCTGTGCGCCATTGAAATCGTCTGTTGATCTTGCAAGCTCCTCAAAGTTGACGTCTGGGTGGACATTCATCTTCCTCGAGTGAATCTGATTGCATTCGGTTTGGGGTCAGTTGAGTTATGTGAGCTTTTTAAACTATCAAGGAGGGAGAAACAAACCTGTAAGATTCTGGCTCTTGCTTCTTCTGTTGGATGTGGGAACTCAATCTTCCTGTCTAGCCGACCAGAACGCATGAGTGCCGGGTCCAGAATATCTGCACGGTTAGTGGCTGCAATCACCTGAAACATTTAAGAGGTTTGATTGTTACTGCTTCTTTATGGGAAGTTACATTACACGAGTATGATTAATGACTACATTTAAGAAAGGCTCTCACCTTAATACGCTCATCACTACTGAATCCATCAAGCTGATTGAGTAGCTCCAACATAGTCCTCTGCACTTCCCTGTCTCCGCTTACTTCACTGCACTCTCAGCCAAATAATGTCGTTAGTGAGCTGCTGCtgaagttatatatatatagaagaactGGAATCAACAAATATAGTTTATACCTGTCAAAACGCTTTGTTCCAATTGCATCGATCTCATCAATGAAGATAATGCATGGAGCTTTCTCTTTTGCTAGTTGAAAGGCATCACGGACAAGTTTTGCTCCGTCTCCAATAAACATCTGTGAATACATTCAGACAATGACACGTAATCAATTACGCTGGCTGGTGTCATTCTATACCTCCACCAAATGTATTTGATAGTCGCACTAACATATTAAGGTTACCTGGACCAACTGAGGGCCTGCCAATTTGAGAAAAGTGGCATTGGTCTGTGCAGCACAGGCACGAGCCATTAAAGTTTTACCAGTCCCTGGAGGACCATACAAGAGGACTCCCTTTGGTGGACGAACACCAAGCTTCTCAAAACGCTCCTTGTGCGTCATGGGAAGCACAATTGCCTCTACAAGCTCTTGGATCTGTTTCGGAAACAAACTCAAATCAGATTCAATAAACAACACATAGAGTCAAAGCGAATGGGATAAAACGAACCTGCTTCTCCAGCCCTCCAATGTCATTGTAATCTTCGGTAGGTTTCTCATCGACCTCCATGGCTTTAACCCTAGAGTCGTACTCGGATGGCAAAGTATCCAAAATAAGGTAACTGTCTTTGTTAACACCAACCAAGTCCCCAGGCTTCAAGCTGTCAGGGTCCACGAGACCAACAACTGGTAGAAAGATTGTCTGCAAGCAAAAGAATTTGCTCAGAAACGGAACATCAAAGAAGTAAAAGAAGAATTGCTTATGAAGTAGAGTCTAAACCTGTCGTGTAGAGGTTTTCAAGACAACACACTTTCCCTTCCGTTGAGAGTCAAGGTCAATATTAGCACCGTCTTCTTCAGCATCATCTTCCGGATTCATCTCCAAGATCTAATAATAACATAACAGTTATACATTGACTCGAAACAGAACAACTTACAGGGCATGAATCAAAACTTGTTGTGAGTAAAGGTACCTCGACAATGTTGCCAACCAAGTAAGGAAGCTGCTTGTTGAGTTTAATCTTCTCCTGATTCTCTTTAAtcttctccttgtaagaatcgCATTCTAGATTCGTTCTTTGAGCGTCTTCCTGTTATATCCCccaattaaaataaaaccacACACAGAAGATCAGCAACTGCAACAGCGTCATACATTCATACTATACCATGACATATGCTTTCCAATGAATTCAATTAGAAAATCCAAACTTCGAGATAATAGTAATACACAAGAAGGGACAACAAATCAATTGTCTAGTGCGTCTACAGTCGTCAACGGATTACAATCAACTCAAAACCCTAAATTAgatagcagcagcagcagcaagaTCCAATTCGAATTTTTAAGCAATTGCTGCTGAACCCAAAAATTATGACCTAGGGGACTAATCATGTAGTTAGAATGGGGTCGGGAACTACCTTGAGGATTCGAATCTCGTTGTCGAGGAGACGAGTAGCTCTGACGATGTCTTCGGTGGACATGGACGCGAGCTGATCCTCTTCGAAGCTTGACGTGTCTTCTACCATCGGAGTTGCCATGTCGATTGCCAAAATCGGAGacagggagagagagagagagagagagatcgccTGAGAGTTTTTGGGGTTTCAGAAGATCGACTGTGAGCAAAAGGGCGAGAAGACGagaggaaagaaaataaataaattagttaatatttagatttatttagGAAAACTTGTCGTCAAAGAAATGAATATGGCGAAAACCTCCGAACGAACTAGAGTCTTTAATACCCTCGAACGCAGAACGCAGAACGCAGAACGCAGAACGCATAACGCAGAACGCAGAACGCAGAACGCAGAACGCAGAACGCAGAACGCAGAACGTTAATAGTTTCTTTTCCTTGATATTTTCTTGAGTTATTAAAATCAAGTGATTCTTCTCATCCATAATtcacaaaattcaaataaaattcaaatatttccAACTCTAAAGAAAAAGCTAGAGAGAATCGAAAAACATTCTCAAGAGCCCTTAAACAATAAATAGAAACAATCACAGAGCCATATGGGAGGTAATAAGTTCACGACAGCTTCAATCCGGTAGAGACATCTAAAAGTTGTATCAACCACGGCCTCGACCTCCAactgttattttttgtttttgttttcacaaGACAAGATACTAGTTTAGTTTAACCGCAATCAAATACAAGATTGGAGTACATAATGTTATTTGGCACAACGAGATCATGTTCGGATTTGAGATGTTTTACCTTTGTTTCCACCCATCTTTCCAACTGAGCCACCACGGCCTCGGCCTCTGGCAGCTCCATCGTCAATACCACGTCCCATGCCTCCCTTTGGaccttctcttcctcttcctcgtcCAACCCCTGGTGGTTTTCTATCTGTAAAATATTCAAAGAATTATTGAGAATTATCAGGAACAGTGTGCATTTGAAACCCAAAAAAGAACCATGTTCccattattttgtataatcccTGAACCTCATATAATTCAAAATGATCCCATGGATTCATCAGAAGAAAGGACTATGCATATTACTACTACAAATGATATCATTTATCTGCGCAATCTACGGCTCATAAGTGCCTTTAGCAAGTCTGGTAAAGAGTTCAAATCCCAAGACGTAAATTAGCAAAAAGGAACATGGGATGCCCTATTTGATGATAAAGATATAAGAAAACTATACCTGTGCGGGTCTTCTCTTCCTGTACTTTATCAATCACCTGAAGGAGTGAAGCAAAAACAATGTATGTTAGCTCAATCTATGTCAACACACCTACTAAATGCAGTATAAGTCCAGATCCTCAAACttcaaaacacacataaataaaGAGACCAGTTAACTGTGTCACTTCTCGACAGCTACAATAACAAGTTCAAGAGACTCTATGTGAGATGAAATGCAACGAGAGAATATTCCATGTTATACGAATGATCGTTATAGGTACACATGACACATAAAGCCCTTGACAAGTGTATCAATATTCTGGTCAGAGTTTTTACACATCTCTGTAATATCATCCTACAACAAGAGGTACACACTACTGGCTATTAAGGTTCCACATGATATCACTATGGTGACTCAACTCAAGAACCCCAGCAAGTGCCTCTTGGAGCACATATCTGATTTGGCTAAGAATCATCATCACTCCCCAGAGAAAGAAGAGCAAAGCAGAAGAagataacataaataaatttacatatataaatatataaaagagagagagaaaaatataCACCTCATCTGGAACACGGAGGTACTTGATGGTGTTGCCACGGATATAGCATTCAGGCATTCGCCAAAACCTGTCTCCATCCTACCCAGAAAAAGTGAACATATTTTAAGTGGCATGAACTAAGCAATAGAAAACAAACTAGAATTCATTAGAAGACATAGGAGGGAGGGAACCTTTGAAGTACAGATGACTTCACGGAGATGAATGTTCATCCATGTATCACAATTCACCAAGTGCCCATTATACGTCTCCCCATTCTTCAGCTCTACAAGCTttaccgaacccaaaccgacaGAAACACGGAAGAACAAAAACCGTAATAAGACAGAGAGGAATGtctaattaataatatacatatacactAAACACATGACACAGAAGCTGAGACAAAAGCAAA is a genomic window containing:
- the LOC108807504 gene encoding folate-binding protein 1-like — encoded protein: MGGYVTKRIMLLRLLTQTMLLHLFITSSSGEAVNSSENRLCVSKGGRSHQPYELEGKLPESADVEFKDLNMCTMFHEKTCCSASRMLSASLAVKDLATHGEASKDCLFWFELLECSICHPDVGVQPRPLRICASFCDTVFEACSDAYFSTRDASDQVMVPCGVSNGTICQRASKLETNGKGFCEAVGFSVVQGADDQAEEPCYGSNSVVVTVVPVVKSLMKTVWFQDLKYRMVILNLLMCRLTSLIFLASTLLNRWEMERDARRLRRLRRRNRNRRRF
- the LOC108807505 gene encoding B3 domain-containing protein At2g33720-like, which gives rise to MVSSAIISLAHLRDINTPGTELTLSINPDIWEIKKHLADSDVGNSQTRLMLPKDDVAEHILGYLTDEERMMIEGGANNHQGLRISVYDSDTKSTHWLSLKKWHSSGSYVLINNWNTQFVKRRKLKAGVLIGLFWNTYATRLHFRVLRSNN
- the LOC108811299 gene encoding 60S ribosomal protein L22-2-like; translation: MSRGSAAVAKGKKKGVSFSIDCSKPVDDKIMEIASLEKFLQERIKVGGKAGALGDSVTITREKNKITVTSDGQFSKRYLKYLTKKYLKKHNVRDWLRVIAANKDRNLYELRYFNIAENEGEEED
- the LOC108811302 gene encoding E3 ubiquitin-protein ligase RFI2-like isoform X1 translates to MGLGNKVTKFDFDANDLAADDSSDGESIDEVNAFGSVLCSICIESVTKEGDRAWAKLHCGHEFHLDCIGSAFNTKGVMQCPNCRKVEKGQWLYSNGCRSTPEFSAEEWVHEEDIYDIGTYSEMAFGVHWCPFGSSARLPSFEDGDFSPSSYQDLFGQQGYFTEPPAAAPTAGHPCPYVTYFGPVHSSSSSTGPVSDSSSFPSHWNTGSGDVPPPYGFPVDPHYHGWDYHHHSPPPPPPPQHFSHVGSPTRPTPPPAAARTSRANGGGSDVVRPRPPHFMRPTYHAHSANGRAGSSVASIPRSPPFPGSNVRTRDRMQALQAYHQQSSSAQSPHQPDSSPIVSHGPVFSSGRRPSRGSLMGSTSSLSDQAGGSSAFIRFNIWEREPPYMPLQPAYPVNQMEREPPSIWTSSFNEGSGSLHQRHGPGGS
- the LOC108811302 gene encoding E3 ubiquitin-protein ligase RFI2-like isoform X2 encodes the protein MGLGNKVTKFDFDANDLAADDSSDGESIDEVNAFGSVLCSICIESVTKEGDRAWAKLHCGHEFHLDCIGSAFNTKGVMQCPNCRKVEKGQWLYSNGCRSTPEFSAEEWVHEEDIYDIGTYSEMAFGVHWCPFGSSARLPSFEDGDFSPSSCYFTEPPAAAPTAGHPCPYVTYFGPVHSSSSSTGPVSDSSSFPSHWNTGSGDVPPPYGFPVDPHYHGWDYHHHSPPPPPPPQHFSHVGSPTRPTPPPAAARTSRANGGGSDVVRPRPPHFMRPTYHAHSANGRAGSSVASIPRSPPFPGSNVRTRDRMQALQAYHQQSSSAQSPHQPDSSPIVSHGPVFSSGRRPSRGSLMGSTSSLSDQAGGSSAFIRFNIWEREPPYMPLQPAYPVNQMEREPPSIWTSSFNEGSGSLHQRHGPGGS
- the LOC108812674 gene encoding 26S proteasome regulatory subunit 6A homolog, with amino-acid sequence MATPMVEDTSSFEEDQLASMSTEDIVRATRLLDNEIRILKEDAQRTNLECDSYKEKIKENQEKIKLNKQLPYLVGNIVEILEMNPEDDAEEDGANIDLDSQRKGKCVVLKTSTRQTIFLPVVGLVDPDSLKPGDLVGVNKDSYLILDTLPSEYDSRVKAMEVDEKPTEDYNDIGGLEKQIQELVEAIVLPMTHKERFEKLGVRPPKGVLLYGPPGTGKTLMARACAAQTNATFLKLAGPQLVQMFIGDGAKLVRDAFQLAKEKAPCIIFIDEIDAIGTKRFDSEVSGDREVQRTMLELLNQLDGFSSDERIKVIAATNRADILDPALMRSGRLDRKIEFPHPTEEARARILQIHSRKMNVHPDVNFEELARSTDDFNGAQLKAVCVEAGMLALRRDATEVNHEDFNEGIIQVQAKKKASLNYYA
- the LOC108811303 gene encoding sm-like protein LSM4, with the translated sequence MLPLSLLKTAQGHPMLVELKNGETYNGHLVNCDTWMNIHLREVICTSKDGDRFWRMPECYIRGNTIKYLRVPDEVIDKVQEEKTRTDRKPPGVGRGRGREGPKGGMGRGIDDGAARGRGRGGSVGKMGGNKVGGRGRG